GAATCATCTGAAACGCATCCCGCGTAGTCCCCGATGATCCTCCCAGAATTCCGACGACAAGGTGAGGGTCATAATTGACGAGCTCTTCCAATGCTTCCGGGCCGGGATATGGAATCTTCAGAAAGATGGGACGCGCGACGGATGGAACTCCCGCGAGTGTCCGGGCGATGACATCGTTGACGAAAAACGGAACTTCGGACTTCGGAATCGTGCCGGGAAAGTTCGGATGAAAGACTTCCAGGAAGTGCCGAAATTTCTTTCGCTCTGCTTCGATTCGAAATTCGCGATACGAGTTCAACGTCTCAAGGTCCTGTCCGATGAGGTTGTTGAACGTGACGGAATAAAGACCGAGGTCGGCACCGAATTCTCGGTTGTCGCTTGGGCAGTCGACTTCACCACATTGAGCATGGTCGAGCAAAGCTGTTCGAAACGGTCGGGCGGGTTCGGTCGGAATTGTGCTTCCGCGAAAGACGAAAATATCCGTCGCATCATTGGCTCGAATTGCTGGCGTCACGTGTGACTTATCGAAGAGCCTTTCTTTCTGACACAAGATCTCTGATGTACTGGCAGACATCAGCACGATGTCGACGACGCCTTGACGAATGACCTGTCGAATCTGTTCGCGGTATTCTTCGAGAGACTTGAAGGGAAACTGGCTGTCTGAATTGTGTCGATGTCCCGGTGCTGCGATTCCAAACCCCATGTCAGCATCTTTCGCATCAGCGATGATGAACTCGTTGCTGCCAGCTGGGTTCGAATGAATCGATTCCAGTTTCGCATCCAGAGATTTCTGCATCGTTGAATCCTTCGTGGCCGTTTCTTCGATTGTCTGCGGTCTATTTAGTGAGCTCATCAATCGTTTGACAAAGCTTGCGGGGGAGGCATTTTGGTTCTGCTGGAGATCCAGTCGGGCTCGACAAATCGCCGCAGATTCCAGTGCAGGGCGTGATTCATCAGCTGTTCAGTTTGCAGCCGTTCTTGATGATCACAACCTTCTTTCCACTCAAAGCCGATCGCTCCCAGTCTGCTGGCCCAGCGTTCTTTTTCAGCTGTCCGATTGATTTGCTCTTGAATTCGAATCGACCAAACGATGCCGAACAAGTCACGAAAATCGAACCACACAGTATCGAATCCCGATTCGTCCACAGTTGTGCGCTGCAGTTGACGGAAACCATGAAGCATTCCGAATGAGATGCAGCAAGCTGCAATCGATCGGACCAGTTGTTCCGTTTCATGTGAATCGTAAAACAGATTTGAAGTTGACCACACGATCAACATCACACCGACTCCCAGGAAAGTCACGCTCATACCGCAACGGGTCCCGGCATAGTTTCCGACTCCCATCACCAATACGAGTCCAAAGCCGACCAGAGCTGGTGACTGAATCACAAGTGGTGGAAGATCGGGAAGTCTTGAGAGGTCTGCCAGGGCTGGCCAGCCGAGAACCGCAACCAGCGGCAGTAAGATGAATCCGTTCCAGACTCGGGATGTTGGTCTCTTGGCTCCCAGTACTGCGATGAGCGGACAACACATGATCACGGCTGTCCAATACCACAACTGATCATGGACAGCATTCGAAACTCTCCCAAGGTCGAAGCTGAGTGCGATGGCAATCAGCAAAGCGATATTGGCACCAAAAAGCCAGCAGACACTCGCCTTTAAGACGGTCACAGTCATCCGGTGGTAGACATGCCACAGGATGAAGAGGTGCCTGATCGTGAGCAGCAGGGAAATGAACAGCAGAGTCGTTGTGAGCATGCGATGCCGGCAGGACAGGTCGGTTTAGTCAATCGAAATCGTCCAGAATAACGAGTTGATGATGGGTTCTCAGCGCTGGCGGACGTCACTGTCGGAATAATCAGAACGAGCGGACCGTCCCTGTCCGAACAGGTCAGTTTTCGAGCACAGAAGCTCCACATGGTCACCGGAGTTTCCCGAAAACATCTTCCGTGGACTCAAACATTCATGGTGAGTGGTGGACTTCTCCAGATGACTTCTCAGTCAAGCTGAAGTCCACAATCCTAAAACCCCGGGACGAAGTCGAGGAGATTTCAAGATGAAATGGACAACGATTACTGCTGCTTTGCTGATCGCTGCCAGCGTGAACATTGCTGACGCTGGTCTGTTCGGCCGCGGCCAGGGCTGTTGTGCCCCAGCTGCTACTTGTTGCGACGTTGCTGCTACCTGTGCCGCTCCATGCGATCCAGGTTGTGCAGCTCCTTGCGGAGACGCTTGTGCACCTAACTGTGCAGCTCCAGCTGCTTGTGCACCTGCTTGTGCCGCTCCTGCTGCTGCTTGTGCTCCAGCTTGTGCTGCTCCAGCTGCATGTGCTCCTGCCTGTGCCGCTCCAGCTGCATGTGCTCCTGCTTGCTGTGCTCCAGCTCCAGAAGCTTGCTGTGCACCAGTTCGCTGCTGCAAGCCACACCGCAAAAACCGCGTTCTTGGCTGGTTCAAAGATCGTTGCCGAAGCATCGGCGACGGATGCTGCCGCCTCGGAAGCTGCTTCAACCGCAAGCATGACTGCTGTGCTCCAGTGAGCACATCATGTGCACCAGCTTGTGCAGCTCCTTGCGATCCAGGATGTGCAGCACCTTGCGATCCAGGATGTGCAGCTCCAGCTGCATGTGCTCCAGCTTGTGCCGCTCCTTACGGTGCTTGCAACTAAGTAAGTTGAATCAGGGAAAGTCGAATCGAACAGGTTCCCCCCAAGAATCTTAAGACTCGATAACAACCTGCTGAACTTCGAAAGGCCGGGATCTTCGGATTCCGGCCTTTCTTCGTTTTTTGAGGTTCGACAAATTCTGTTCATCGCTGCGTTTAAGAATTTGTCTTCGAACACGTTACGATCGATTTGTGTTCATTTGTTCACTTCATGTCGATTGTCAGTCGATGATCAACTCACAGTCGGGCAAACTCTCCAGGAAGATGCGGCCATATGCTTTTGTTCGAACTCTCGGGTCGAGGAGAATCACTTCACCGTGATCTGCGGCCGTTCGAATGAGTCTTCCAAAACCCTGACGGAGTTTGATGGCTGCTTCAGGGATTTGATAATCCTTAAATGGATTTCCACCCTGCTTGCGAACCTCTTCGAGTCGCGCTTCGAGCAACGGATGATCGGGGACACTGAAGGGGAGTTTGGTGATGATGACCTGCTGGAGTGCGTCTCCAGGCACATCGACTCCTTGCCAGAAACTCTCTGTTCCGAAGAGAATCGCTTGGCCATCGGCGCGAAAACGATCCAATAGCGTCGAACGCTGGACTCCTTCTCCCTGACAGAGTAGCTGTCGATTCTGTTTCACAAACCAGCTTCGCAGAGCTTGTGCACAACGCCGCAGCATTTTGTAGCTTGTGAAGAGCACGAAAACGCCACCAGCTTGGCCTTCTGCGTGTCGGCGAATTCGATCGATGACAGCCATGTCGTACTGGTCCGGGCTCTCACCGGGGTCGGGCATGTCTTTGGGCAAAATGAGTTTGACTTGCTCTCGGTAATTGAACGGAGAGCCAAGCTTCTTTTCTTCTGCTTTGAAAAGACCAATCCGTCTTCGGATGAAATCGAAGTCTCGCTTGCCAACGGTCAACGTCGCGCTTGTCAGGATGACAGAATTGATCTCCGAGAAGAGATCTTCATTGAGTGCATCGGCGATGTCGATCGGGGAAGACATCAGCTTCACTTGCCGTTGTCGCCCTCCTGTCGTTTCCACCCAATAGACGGAATCTTCTTCGCTCTGATCCAACCAGGCTTTGGTTGAGAGGCTGAGAAAATCCAGGCGTTCCGAAGCGGAAACGAGGTCCATCTTTTGTTCTTCGGAGTCGAGTCCGGCAGCGTATTCTCGAATGAGCGTCGCCAGTTGGTTGAGTTCCGGGCTGACACGATTCGTGATATCGAGCGGCCGATGGACGCGACCATTCCGTGATCCGGCTTCGTTTCTCCAGATGTCGATCTGGTCAAACAAATCGTCTGACAAGAATCGGAGTCGCGCGACAAGCTGTTGCGCTTCTGTCAGGTTATGTTGCAGCAGCAGTCCCTTCTGCGTTCGGTCCTGATAAAGCTTGTTGAACAGATAGTTGTACTGTCCGTGCGAGATCACCATCCCCAGATGGGAAGCTGCGACATCTTCGAGGGTGTGTGCTTCGTCGAAAATTGCGACTTCGTAGTCGGGGAGAACACTTGCCCCGTCCCGCCGGAGTGCGAGATCGGAGAAAAACAGGGCGTGGTTCACGACGAGAATGTCCGCATTCCAGACTCGTCGTCGAGCAGCATAGTAGAAGCAGTCGGCGTTCGTCGGACACTTCCGGCCCATGCAATTCGCATGGTCGCTTCGCACTTCGTCCCAGACAGATGATCCCGGCGAAAATCCGAGATCTGTCAAACTGCCGTCGGTCGTTTCGTTGGCCCATTCGTGAATTTGCCGAAGCTGTTGAGACTCGTTGGTGTCGAACAGCGTTTGACTCTTCATGAATGCCTGTTTGAGCCGTCGTCGACTGAGGTAATTGCCGCGTCCTTTGACGAGAACCGCTGAGAACTCGACGGGCATGACGGCATTGAGAAACGGAAGATCCCGTTGGATGAGCTGTTCTTGCAAGCTGATCGTATGCGTGCTCACCACGACTCGGCAGCGTGAGTTGCCTTCTCTTCGCTGCGATGCTGCCAGAATCGCGGGGACGAGATAGGCGAAGCTTTTTCCAACTCCGGTGCCTGCTTCGACGATGAGATGATGACCATCTTCGATGGCTGCATTGACAGCGTGGGCCATCTCCAACTGCTCGGATCGAGACTCGTAGGCTTTGAGTCGCCGTGCAATAAGACCTGATTCCGCCAGGACGTCATCGACCGAAAGGGTCATTATTCAGTCCTGCAGACGCCAATGAGGCAAGTGTCATCGCGAGAATTGACACCCTCCGAGAAGTCGACGGTGCTCTTGACGATTCCGTCAATCACTTCCTGGATTGCATCGGGGAGAGTTCCCAAGAGGTCGACGAGTCGCTTCTGTCCGTAGATTTCCTTCTCTCCGTTCATCGCTTCAGTGACGCCATCGGTGAACGCGACCATCGTATCGCCCACAGCCAATTGATGTCGGGACGATTGAAATTTCAAATCCGGAACAATTCCCAAAGGCAGATTTGATGACTCGGCCCCGATCGCTTCAACGGTTCCGTTGACGTGTCGGAGAAGCGGAGAAAGGTGGCCAGCGTTCACAATCTCAACAGAGTGATCCTCGGGGTTGATCACCATCAACAGGAAGGTGATGAATCGATGCCCGAGACCGCTGGATGAGATTTCCTGATTCAGCCCAGAGACGGCATCCGCAATTGTGGGATTGGTCAGCAACTGAAAACGGGTGGAAGAATACAGCCGCGCCATCAGCAGAGCAGCAGGCATCCCTTTTCCAGCTACGTCACCAATTGCCATCGCTGTTCGACCGTCGGGAAAGACAATGTAGTCGAAGTAATCACCGCCTACGCTCAGGGCGGCTTCGTAGTAATCTGAGAATTCGTAGCCAGTTAGACTCGGTCGTGACTTCGGAAGGAAACCGAGTTGCACCTGTGTGGCGAACTCGAGATCGCGTTCGAGTTCACGACGGACGATGTCTTCTTCATGAAGCCGAGCGTTTTCAATGGCCATGGCCGCTTGCGTCGCGAGACTCGCGAGCAGGTCGAGGTCTTCCTCAGCGAACGCGTTCTGTTCATCCCGCGTGACGATTTGAATGACGCCCACGCCTTCACCGTCGGGTGTGACCATGGGGACACACATGACCGATGAGATCCTCATTCGGGAGAGTGCGGTGCTCTTTTTGAAGCGTGAATCGTCAGAGACGTTCTTGCTGAGAATCGCCTCGAGAGTTTGCATGGCGTGTCGCACCACAGTCATGCTGACCGCAACGACATCGGCGGTTTCAGTTCCGCGTGCTCGACTGGCTTTCACCTTCAGTCGATTCGATTCGGGTTCCTTCAGGAGCACGAAACCTTGCTCCGCTTGCGGGAAAATGTTGAACAGCGTTGCCAGCATCTTGGGAAGAACTTTGTCGACCTTGAGTTCTCTCCCGAGCGATTGGGTGATCTCCAGAATCGCTTTCAGCTTCACGCTGGGGTCAATAAGCGAGTCACCATCCCAGGTTGGCAGTTTTCGGATGGACGTAGATCCATCGAAGCTGTCTTCAAGATCGTTCGGAGGGCGAGTGAAGAGTTGGCTCTCGTCGACGTTGCTGGAGATCGGGACGACGTCGGAATTTGTGACCTCGAGCGTCGCGCGAGGTTCTTCGTGATCTTTCGCGACGATGGCTGCTGACGGCGTGAAGAGGAAAGACAGGACGACATCGCAGAGCCGGATTTCGTCGCCTTCGCCCAATTCACGACGGCCATCAATGAGTTTTTCGTTGACGAAAGTTCCGTTGCGGCTTCGCAAATCTTCAATGTAGTAGGTGCCGTGACTCTCGAGAATCTGCGCATGGCGACGGCTCACGACACCGCTATCCAGCACGATGTCGCATGTTGGGTGTCGGCCAAGCACGTGCGTATCTCCGTCGAGCTCGTACTGCTTTCCGACTTCTCCACCACGAATTAGCTGTAGGATCGCCAATCTGACACCCCAAAACGTACTCAATCGTTCCGATCCAAAATGATGAGCACCGTTTTTCCTGCGAACCGGAACCTTTGCGCCTCAGTCTACCTGTCGCAGGCATCAATGGTCAAACCCCGCATCTTCCACCCATCAATGGCTAAGCAGGAGTTGACGGCTTGATTGAGCCATTGATTTTGAGTGCTATGATCCCGGATAAAATCACTGAACCAATCACTTCATATAAGTTGCAGCCGAAATGGACCCTTTCCAGTACAAGAACGGCGTTCTCCACTGTGAGGACGTCAACGTCACCAGCCTCGCTGAAGAATTTGGGACCCCTCTCTGGGTCTATTCGAAAGCGAAATTGATTCACGAATTCCGGGCGATTCAGGAAGCATTTGCTCCCGTGAATCCCGTCGTTTGCTACTCGGTCAAAGCGAATTCGAACCTCAGCATCCTCAAAGTTCTCAACTCTGAAGGTTGCAGCTTCGACGTTGTCAGCGGCGGAGAATTGTTCCGCGTCAAGGCAGCTGGAGCAGACACAACCCGCGTCGCGTTCGCTGGAGTCGGAAAGACGGATGAGGAAATCCGCTTCGCGTTGGAAAACGACATTCTCATGTTCAACGTCGAGAGCGAACCAGAACTCGACGCGATTTCACGAGTCGCGGCCGAGATGGGAATCGTCGCTCCGGTTGCGCTCCGGCTCAATCCAGACATCGATGGAAAGACCCACGCCAAAACGACGACCGGAAAGAAGGGGAACAAATTCGGAATGGACATCGAGCGGCACGACCAACTGGCTGCCAAAGTCCTCGCCGATCCTCACCTGAACCTCCGCGGAATTCACCTGCATATTGGCTCGCCGATTAATACGGTCGAACCTTACGAACAGGCTGCCCAAAAAGCGGTCGAAGTGGTCAGGCAGTTGCGTGCGAAGGGACACGAGACCAACTGGGTCAACCTCGGTGGCGGATTCGGTCTCAATTATCGCGCGAACGAAGCATCCACAGCTTCGGAATATGCCAACGTCATCATGCCTTACATTCAAGAGGCGGAGTGCCGATTGGCTTTGGAGCCGGGACGATGCATTGCTGGCAACGCTGGAATTCTCTTGAGTCGTGTGATCTACGTGAAGCATGAAGGCGGCAAGAGATTCGTCATTCAGGATGCTGCCATGAACGACCTCGTTCGCCCCGCCATGTACGATTCGTTTCACAAGATCTGGCCCGTCGAACCGTCAGTCGACTTTCCGAATTCGTTTGAATCAGACATCGAAGGCTGCAGCCCGGCGGATATCGTCGGACCGGTTTGCGAGTCGGGCGACTACCTCGCGAAAGCCCGCCCGTTTCCGGAAGTGGTCAAGGGCGACTTGATCGCGACTTTCAGTGCTGGAGCATACGGGACAGTCATGAGCAGCAACTATAACTCTCGCTGCCGCGGAGCCGAAATTCTTGTCGATGGCGACTCGTATTCCATGATCCGTCGCCGCGAAACATACGAAGATCTCGTCGCTGCCGAGCGATAGTCCTTGCGAGACGTTGGCTCGACCAATCGAAACGCTGTGAGCAAAGTAAGAAAGGCTGCCGGGAAATCATCGCGATCTCCTGGCAGCCTTTTTCTTTTTGAACGAACTCGACCCAATTCACCGGTCAGCAACAAACCCGCAACATGCAGTCAGTTGAGTCGCTGTGAATGGGGGTCGTTTGATGGAAATTAAACTTTGTGCCAGCTGTGATCTTTGGCACTGGCGAGCACTGCGTCACAGACTTTCTGTGTTTCGAGTGCATCCCGGAATGTTGGAGAGCAGGGAGTTTTTTCATCCAGGCTCTTCATGAAGTCTGCCACATGGTGAACGAATGAGTGTTCGTAGCCAACTTGCAGGCCAGGAACCCACCACTTGTCCATGTATGGATGGACTCCGCTATGGTCGGTGACATGCACGCTCTTCCAGCCTCGCAATGCACCTTCGTCTTTGTGGTCAAAGACTTCGAGGCGGTGCAGGTCGTGCAGGTCCCAACGGAGCGACATTTCAGAGCCGTTGATTTCGAGAGTGTAAAGTGCCTTGTGTCCGCGGGCATAACGAGTCGATTCGAACAGGCCGAGCGAACCGTTGGAGAAGTGACACAGGAACGCACACGCATCATCGATGGTGACTTTGGTTTTCTCACCGGTCGCTTGATGGACTCGTTCCTTGATGAAGGTTTCGGTCATCGCGGTGACATCAGCGACGGTGCCGTTCAACCAGATGGCTGTATCGATACAGTGAGCCAGAAGGTCTCCGGTCACTCCCGAACCAGCTGCGTCTGCGTCGAGTCGCCACAGTGCTTCGCCACCCTGAGGAAGTTCCTCGGAGATGGTCCAGTCCTGCAGGAAGTTGGCGCGGTAGTGGAAGATTCGTCCGAGGGCCCCGCTCTCGATAATCTGCTTGGCGAGAGTGACCGCAGGGACTCTTCGGTAGTTGTACCAGACGGTATTTGGGACGCCGGCTTTTTCGATCACCTGGCACATTTCTTCGCCGTCTTCAGCTGACATCGCCAGCGGCTTTTCGCAGAGGATCATTTTCCCTGCTTCCGCAGCTGCGATCGCGATTTCCTTGTGCAGATTGTTGGGCACACAGATATCGACGGCATCGATGTCATCGCGAGCAATCAGGCTTCGCCAGTCGGTCTCGATGGACTCGTATCCCCACTGGTCAGCGAATGCCTGGATCTTGTCTTTGCTGCGAGCGCAAGCTGCCTTCAGGACTGGTTGATGCTCCAGTTCCGGAAAGAAATCGGGACATCGTTTGTAACCGTTCGTGTGGGCTCGTCCCATGAACCCGTAGCCAATCATTCCAATCCGCACCGGAGTCGTCATTACGCCTTCCTTTCCGGGGAGTATTCCCCCAATGAAACTACACAAATCAAATTGCGACGCATCCAGAAACCAAGCTCTCTGCGAATCGAAATCGCCAACTCAAACGACTTCTCCCAGCGAACTGCCGAGTCAGTCGGTGCGAGGAATCAGCGAAATTCTGAGAGTGCTCCGGGATGTCGAGGTGAATTTATGAGGAGTGGCATCCACCACTTCTTATTCAATCCCGAAACTCTAGCAAACTCCGAGTCGAATCCCAACGAAGCCACTGTTTCACGTGAAACACTCACCTGATTGTTTTCGCAGTGCGCGGAACAATCCCAACCGGTGGTTTCGTACGGGCTGAAAGCAAGATGTGAACGCAGCCAGAAATAGCGATGTGCAGCTCGAGTAAGTCGCTCTTTCCAGTGCACTCGCGTGCGCGGTCTCACACATTAGAAAGTTGAGTTTGCTCGTTCGAGTTCGTCTAAACCAGAATTGAACATGTTCTAGATCTGACGGAACAGGTCGTGGCCACCCCAGGTGCGGATGCTGCCTTTAATTTTCCAGGGAAGCCCGTCGAGATCGGTGTTGAAGCTGGGGTCTTTCGAGCGGGTGTTGACCATTGCAGCCCAGAGGTGTTGGTCATGGATTCGTGCCAGAACCGATGCTCCTCCGTTGAAGCTTCCCATGTGCCACCAGTTGTGCTGCTTGTTCACCGACCAGCCCTTCGCGTAGTTCGGATTCACCGATGAGGGAGAGGTCATCGTTGCGATCGTTGAAGAATTCAGCAAATCAGACGGGGTTGGGAAACCGTCAACGTAGGTCATGAGACGCACAAGATCGGTGGGCGTGGCGATCCATCCTCCGTGTGCATCCATACGAGTGACGTTCATGACCTTGTGGTAGGCATCTTCATCCTGGCCATAGTAAGTCACCTCATTGGCTCGTTTGTCCGTGACCGAATTTCCTCCGATTTCGAAACCGAGATTCTTCATTCGGTGAGGTCGGAGAACGTATGCTTTGAAGGCATCCTCGTAGGTCATTTTGAATCGCTTCTCGATGCATCGTCCCAGCAGGCAGTACCCGAAATTCGAGTACGAATAGTTCTGCCCGGGATCGTGATCGAGAGGTCGATTTTTCAAAACCCAGCGGATGAGTCCATCATGATCGAGATCGATTGCTTCTCCCGTGAACATGGGATCGCGTGACTGATTTCCCCAGCCGCCGCAGGAATGTTCGAGGAGATGTCGGAGAGTGATGGCTTCGAGGCGTCTCTGGTTCGTCGCTCCAAGAGTGGCGATCTCATCCTGATATCCGAGGAGGCCGGAACCGAAGACTTTCTGGTCGAGGTCCCAGTAGTTCATCTCCATCAGCTTCATGACGAGAATTGAAGTGAGCGGTTTGGAGACACTCGCGACACGAAAGCGATGCTGGGGCAAGACTCCCGTCTCGTGGTCAGCGTACCCCACACACATCACGAGC
The sequence above is drawn from the Thalassoglobus sp. JC818 genome and encodes:
- a CDS encoding helicase C-terminal domain-containing protein; the protein is MTLSVDDVLAESGLIARRLKAYESRSEQLEMAHAVNAAIEDGHHLIVEAGTGVGKSFAYLVPAILAASQRREGNSRCRVVVSTHTISLQEQLIQRDLPFLNAVMPVEFSAVLVKGRGNYLSRRRLKQAFMKSQTLFDTNESQQLRQIHEWANETTDGSLTDLGFSPGSSVWDEVRSDHANCMGRKCPTNADCFYYAARRRVWNADILVVNHALFFSDLALRRDGASVLPDYEVAIFDEAHTLEDVAASHLGMVISHGQYNYLFNKLYQDRTQKGLLLQHNLTEAQQLVARLRFLSDDLFDQIDIWRNEAGSRNGRVHRPLDITNRVSPELNQLATLIREYAAGLDSEEQKMDLVSASERLDFLSLSTKAWLDQSEEDSVYWVETTGGRQRQVKLMSSPIDIADALNEDLFSEINSVILTSATLTVGKRDFDFIRRRIGLFKAEEKKLGSPFNYREQVKLILPKDMPDPGESPDQYDMAVIDRIRRHAEGQAGGVFVLFTSYKMLRRCAQALRSWFVKQNRQLLCQGEGVQRSTLLDRFRADGQAILFGTESFWQGVDVPGDALQQVIITKLPFSVPDHPLLEARLEEVRKQGGNPFKDYQIPEAAIKLRQGFGRLIRTAADHGEVILLDPRVRTKAYGRIFLESLPDCELIID
- a CDS encoding SpoIIE family protein phosphatase — translated: MSTFWGVRLAILQLIRGGEVGKQYELDGDTHVLGRHPTCDIVLDSGVVSRRHAQILESHGTYYIEDLRSRNGTFVNEKLIDGRRELGEGDEIRLCDVVLSFLFTPSAAIVAKDHEEPRATLEVTNSDVVPISSNVDESQLFTRPPNDLEDSFDGSTSIRKLPTWDGDSLIDPSVKLKAILEITQSLGRELKVDKVLPKMLATLFNIFPQAEQGFVLLKEPESNRLKVKASRARGTETADVVAVSMTVVRHAMQTLEAILSKNVSDDSRFKKSTALSRMRISSVMCVPMVTPDGEGVGVIQIVTRDEQNAFAEEDLDLLASLATQAAMAIENARLHEEDIVRRELERDLEFATQVQLGFLPKSRPSLTGYEFSDYYEAALSVGGDYFDYIVFPDGRTAMAIGDVAGKGMPAALLMARLYSSTRFQLLTNPTIADAVSGLNQEISSSGLGHRFITFLLMVINPEDHSVEIVNAGHLSPLLRHVNGTVEAIGAESSNLPLGIVPDLKFQSSRHQLAVGDTMVAFTDGVTEAMNGEKEIYGQKRLVDLLGTLPDAIQEVIDGIVKSTVDFSEGVNSRDDTCLIGVCRTE
- the lysA gene encoding diaminopimelate decarboxylase; this encodes MDPFQYKNGVLHCEDVNVTSLAEEFGTPLWVYSKAKLIHEFRAIQEAFAPVNPVVCYSVKANSNLSILKVLNSEGCSFDVVSGGELFRVKAAGADTTRVAFAGVGKTDEEIRFALENDILMFNVESEPELDAISRVAAEMGIVAPVALRLNPDIDGKTHAKTTTGKKGNKFGMDIERHDQLAAKVLADPHLNLRGIHLHIGSPINTVEPYEQAAQKAVEVVRQLRAKGHETNWVNLGGGFGLNYRANEASTASEYANVIMPYIQEAECRLALEPGRCIAGNAGILLSRVIYVKHEGGKRFVIQDAAMNDLVRPAMYDSFHKIWPVEPSVDFPNSFESDIEGCSPADIVGPVCESGDYLAKARPFPEVVKGDLIATFSAGAYGTVMSSNYNSRCRGAEILVDGDSYSMIRRRETYEDLVAAER
- a CDS encoding Gfo/Idh/MocA family oxidoreductase; its protein translation is MTTPVRIGMIGYGFMGRAHTNGYKRCPDFFPELEHQPVLKAACARSKDKIQAFADQWGYESIETDWRSLIARDDIDAVDICVPNNLHKEIAIAAAEAGKMILCEKPLAMSAEDGEEMCQVIEKAGVPNTVWYNYRRVPAVTLAKQIIESGALGRIFHYRANFLQDWTISEELPQGGEALWRLDADAAGSGVTGDLLAHCIDTAIWLNGTVADVTAMTETFIKERVHQATGEKTKVTIDDACAFLCHFSNGSLGLFESTRYARGHKALYTLEINGSEMSLRWDLHDLHRLEVFDHKDEGALRGWKSVHVTDHSGVHPYMDKWWVPGLQVGYEHSFVHHVADFMKSLDEKTPCSPTFRDALETQKVCDAVLASAKDHSWHKV
- a CDS encoding serine hydrolase domain-containing protein, whose amino-acid sequence is MKTLLQLNRRSFLQAAATSSLMLGSQRSWSAQAAETPSYIHGVSRTEAAKIKDQALNFMHEYKVPGLSLAMGYRGKLKLVMCVGYADHETGVLPQHRFRVASVSKPLTSILVMKLMEMNYWDLDQKVFGSGLLGYQDEIATLGATNQRRLEAITLRHLLEHSCGGWGNQSRDPMFTGEAIDLDHDGLIRWVLKNRPLDHDPGQNYSYSNFGYCLLGRCIEKRFKMTYEDAFKAYVLRPHRMKNLGFEIGGNSVTDKRANEVTYYGQDEDAYHKVMNVTRMDAHGGWIATPTDLVRLMTYVDGFPTPSDLLNSSTIATMTSPSSVNPNYAKGWSVNKQHNWWHMGSFNGGASVLARIHDQHLWAAMVNTRSKDPSFNTDLDGLPWKIKGSIRTWGGHDLFRQI